Proteins encoded within one genomic window of uncultured Sphingopyxis sp.:
- a CDS encoding YdbH domain-containing protein — MTDADVGARPRWKYRKLLFKKRWLTAGAVILLVAGVWIAREPIADEFIQGQLDSRAVPARYTIERIGFRSEILSNIVIGDPKRPDLTARRVEVLLGYGWSGPYVSGIKAEGVRLYGRFIDGRLSFGSLDKFRDPDSKDPFALPDLSVTLRDARARVETPWGDIGAALGGGGNLRRDFTGKLALVAPRVAAAGCTGDDVSFYGTVLVRDVRPQLVGPLRGGSLRCADGSVSAASPQVALDLSLSEDLQSWKGKADASIVRLIAGPLAADRMGLLASFEGTAVLTRLGIEADMARLRGADFAAESVNLQARGSVGSAAPKFDGRIGFARASGSADLRRSLAESARGLAGTPVGPLAAKAMAALGQLLADASGSAGFAIAGEGTTARVDLIAPELTSASGAHFTGSAESRIGYLYGADEPAVIATGRWSIGGGDLPSGTLSIARNEDGRVTGLASLEPYSAEGARLALAPVRFSGGAGGLLRFATTAALSGPLAGGRIERLTVPLNGFLASTGALAFDGGCSRVAADRIEVGGFRLDRSAIDLCSRPGAPLLSAGPDGLRGDIRIPRIALRGASGSSPFSVTSGPAAIDLAAMRWSLARADVRLGEGDSVTRFAAERLSGRATPQGMAGDLDGASGKIGTVPLNMSEIAGQWRFADGALTLDGGLLLTDAAPDPRFFPLVSDDASLRFADGIIEAKAGFDEQKTGTKILDTLIRHRFADSSGSADLSVSELRFGEVFQPDQLASLALGVVANVQGSVVGDGRIEWTADGVTSRGTFATADTSLAAAFGPVTGLTTTLSFDDLIGLKSAPGQVAKIEEINPGIPVIDGEIEYRLLGDNRVRIEGGSWPFGGGKLLLHPTTLDFNADSARRLSFDIVGVDAAVFLQNFGFDNINATGVFDGTLPVEFGGLGGRIVGGRIDSRAGGGTLAYVGELSNRNLGAIANFAFGALRSLKYDDLTIILNGDLDGEMVTDIRFGGVGQGEGATRNFLTNQVAKLPLVFNVKIKAPFRQLLTSAKGFYDPSLLIEQNLPALMRAQEEAEAAGGATAPVQPPESEPVR, encoded by the coding sequence ATGACTGACGCGGACGTCGGTGCGAGGCCGAGGTGGAAATACCGGAAGTTGCTGTTCAAGAAGCGATGGCTGACCGCTGGCGCGGTGATCCTTCTTGTCGCCGGAGTATGGATCGCGCGCGAGCCGATCGCCGACGAGTTCATCCAGGGTCAGCTCGACAGCCGCGCCGTTCCCGCACGCTATACGATCGAGCGGATCGGCTTTCGCAGCGAGATATTGTCGAACATCGTCATCGGCGACCCGAAGCGGCCGGACTTGACGGCAAGGCGCGTCGAAGTGCTGCTCGGCTACGGCTGGTCGGGGCCCTATGTGTCGGGAATCAAGGCCGAGGGCGTTCGGCTTTATGGCCGCTTCATCGATGGGCGCCTGTCCTTCGGTTCGCTCGACAAGTTTCGCGATCCCGACAGCAAGGATCCCTTCGCGCTGCCCGACCTGTCGGTCACCCTCCGCGATGCACGGGCGAGGGTCGAAACGCCGTGGGGTGACATCGGCGCGGCGCTGGGTGGCGGCGGCAATTTGCGCCGCGATTTCACCGGCAAGCTCGCGCTCGTCGCGCCGCGCGTCGCGGCCGCCGGATGCACCGGCGACGATGTCAGCTTCTATGGAACCGTCCTCGTCCGCGACGTCCGGCCTCAGCTTGTGGGTCCGCTGCGCGGCGGTTCGCTCCGCTGCGCCGACGGCAGCGTCAGCGCGGCGTCGCCGCAAGTCGCGCTCGACCTTTCGCTGTCGGAGGATCTGCAAAGCTGGAAAGGCAAAGCCGACGCCAGCATCGTGCGGCTGATCGCAGGACCGCTCGCCGCCGACCGGATGGGGCTGCTCGCCAGCTTCGAAGGGACCGCGGTGCTGACCAGGCTTGGCATCGAGGCCGACATGGCGCGCCTGCGCGGCGCCGATTTCGCGGCCGAGAGCGTGAACCTTCAGGCCAGGGGCAGCGTCGGCAGCGCCGCGCCGAAGTTCGACGGCCGCATCGGCTTCGCCCGCGCAAGCGGCAGCGCCGATCTGCGCCGCTCGCTCGCCGAAAGCGCGCGCGGTCTGGCTGGAACGCCGGTCGGGCCGCTTGCGGCGAAGGCGATGGCCGCGCTCGGCCAGCTGCTCGCCGACGCCAGCGGCAGCGCGGGTTTCGCGATCGCGGGCGAGGGGACGACGGCGCGCGTCGACCTGATCGCGCCCGAACTGACGAGCGCGAGCGGCGCGCACTTCACCGGCAGCGCGGAGAGCCGGATCGGCTATCTCTATGGCGCGGACGAGCCCGCGGTGATCGCGACGGGGCGCTGGAGCATCGGCGGCGGCGATCTGCCCTCGGGCACGCTGAGCATCGCTCGCAACGAGGATGGCCGGGTAACGGGTCTTGCCAGCCTCGAACCCTATAGCGCCGAAGGAGCGCGGCTCGCGCTCGCACCCGTGCGCTTTTCGGGCGGTGCCGGCGGCTTGCTCCGCTTCGCGACGACGGCGGCGCTGTCGGGGCCGCTCGCGGGTGGACGGATCGAGCGGCTGACGGTGCCGCTGAACGGCTTTCTCGCTTCGACAGGCGCGCTCGCCTTCGATGGCGGGTGCAGCCGGGTCGCCGCCGACCGGATCGAGGTCGGCGGATTCCGGCTCGACCGCAGCGCCATCGACCTGTGCAGCCGTCCGGGCGCGCCGCTACTCAGCGCCGGGCCCGACGGGCTGCGCGGCGATATTCGCATCCCGCGCATCGCCTTGCGCGGCGCGAGCGGCAGTTCGCCGTTCAGCGTGACCAGCGGCCCGGCGGCCATCGACCTCGCGGCGATGCGCTGGTCGCTCGCCCGCGCCGACGTGCGGCTGGGCGAGGGCGACAGCGTGACGCGCTTCGCTGCCGAGCGCCTGAGCGGTCGCGCCACGCCGCAGGGCATGGCGGGTGACCTCGACGGCGCGAGCGGCAAGATCGGCACGGTGCCGCTCAACATGAGCGAGATTGCCGGGCAATGGCGATTCGCGGACGGCGCGCTGACGCTCGATGGCGGGCTTCTGCTCACCGACGCGGCGCCCGATCCGCGCTTCTTCCCGCTTGTCAGCGATGATGCGAGCCTGCGTTTCGCCGACGGGATCATCGAGGCGAAAGCCGGCTTCGACGAGCAGAAGACCGGAACGAAGATCCTCGACACGCTGATCCGCCACCGCTTCGCCGACAGCAGCGGCTCGGCGGACCTTAGCGTCAGCGAACTGCGCTTCGGCGAGGTGTTCCAGCCCGACCAGCTCGCCAGCCTCGCGCTCGGCGTCGTCGCGAACGTCCAGGGCTCGGTCGTCGGCGACGGGCGGATCGAGTGGACGGCGGACGGCGTCACGAGCCGCGGCACGTTCGCGACCGCCGACACCAGCCTCGCCGCGGCCTTCGGTCCGGTAACCGGACTGACGACGACGCTCAGCTTCGACGATCTGATCGGGCTCAAATCGGCGCCGGGACAGGTCGCGAAGATCGAGGAGATCAACCCCGGCATTCCGGTGATCGACGGCGAGATCGAATATCGGCTGCTCGGCGACAATCGCGTCCGCATCGAGGGCGGCAGCTGGCCCTTCGGCGGCGGCAAACTGCTGCTCCACCCGACGACGCTCGATTTCAATGCCGACAGCGCGCGGCGGCTGTCGTTCGACATCGTCGGGGTCGACGCCGCGGTATTCCTGCAGAATTTCGGTTTCGACAATATCAACGCGACCGGCGTGTTCGACGGGACGCTGCCGGTCGAATTCGGCGGGCTTGGCGGGCGTATCGTCGGGGGGCGCATCGATTCGCGCGCCGGCGGCGGCACGCTCGCCTATGTCGGCGAATTGTCGAACCGCAATCTCGGCGCGATCGCCAATTTTGCCTTTGGCGCGTTGCGTAGCCTCAAATATGACGATCTGACGATCATATTGAACGGGGATCTCGACGGCGAGATGGTGACCGACATCCGCTTTGGCGGTGTGGGGCAGGGCGAAGGCGCGACGCGCAATTTTCTCACCAATCAGGTTGCGAAACTGCCTTTGGTCTTCAATGTGAAGATCAAGGCGCCGTTCCGCCAGCTCCTGACGTCGGCGAAGGGATTCTACGATCCCTCGCTGCT
- the radC gene encoding DNA repair protein RadC: MGDRETPDHLGHRARLRTRLLDDADGLADYELVEYLLALAIPRRDTKPLAKALLREFGSLAQLVSADPESLRRIEGLGDTGIAALKIVQAASLRLLKGGFRDKPLLSSWDALLDWLRADMGPVDVERVRVLYLNSRNMLIRDELASEGSIDQSAIYVREVIKRALELGASAIILVHNHPSGSPEPSRQDIAITRDIAEAAARLGITLHDHIVIGGSDYRSFRAMGLI; encoded by the coding sequence ATGGGGGACAGGGAAACGCCGGATCATCTGGGACATCGCGCGCGGCTGCGGACGCGCCTGCTCGACGATGCCGACGGCCTCGCCGATTATGAACTGGTCGAATATCTGCTCGCGCTCGCGATTCCGCGCCGCGACACCAAGCCGCTCGCCAAGGCGCTGCTGCGCGAATTCGGGTCGCTGGCGCAGCTCGTCAGCGCCGACCCCGAATCGCTGCGCCGCATCGAGGGGCTGGGCGACACCGGCATCGCGGCGCTCAAGATCGTCCAGGCCGCCAGCCTGCGCCTGCTGAAAGGCGGATTTCGCGACAAGCCGCTCCTCTCGAGCTGGGATGCGCTGCTCGACTGGCTGCGCGCCGACATGGGGCCGGTCGATGTCGAGCGAGTCCGCGTCCTCTATCTCAATTCGCGCAACATGCTGATCCGCGACGAACTGGCGAGCGAGGGATCGATCGACCAGTCGGCGATCTATGTCCGCGAGGTGATCAAGCGCGCGCTGGAACTCGGCGCATCGGCGATCATCCTTGTCCACAACCATCCGAGCGGCAGCCCCGAACCGAGCCGGCAGGACATCGCCATAACCCGCGACATCGCCGAGGCGGCGGCGAGGCTGGGGATCACGCTCCACGACCATATCGTCATCGGCGGGTCCGATTATCGCAGTTTCCGCGCGATGGGGCTGATCTAG
- the rnk gene encoding nucleoside diphosphate kinase regulator: MTKKKSGAKMPLIRMIDSEADALTELTLQQQRDSISFYELLLDEIDRATICDRTAIPPDVVTMGSSVTFIDEKSGAERTVRLVYPAEADIAAGRMSILTPVGAGLIGLSVGQSINWPDRGGVEHRLTIVAVEQPVRAA, encoded by the coding sequence ATGACCAAGAAAAAGAGCGGGGCCAAGATGCCCCTGATCCGCATGATCGACAGCGAAGCCGACGCGTTGACCGAACTCACGCTGCAACAGCAACGCGATTCGATCTCCTTTTACGAACTGCTGCTCGACGAAATCGACCGCGCCACCATCTGCGACCGCACCGCGATACCCCCCGATGTCGTCACCATGGGCTCCAGCGTGACCTTCATCGATGAAAAGAGCGGTGCCGAGCGCACGGTGCGCCTCGTCTATCCGGCCGAAGCCGACATCGCCGCCGGACGGATGTCGATCCTGACGCCGGTCGGTGCGGGATTGATCGGGCTGAGCGTCGGCCAGTCGATCAACTGGCCCGATCGTGGCGGCGTCGAGCATCGGCTGACGATCGTCGCGGTCGAGCAGCCGGTACGCGCCGCATGA
- a CDS encoding calcium-binding protein, which produces MLKQMLLIGAAAVSFPALAQTTPPASDPTNPPTTTEPVTPAPDPAPTPDTTSPAPTPDPSTPPAATEPAPSSSAATPGQIAQIVDQEFPTYDGDKNGDLNEAEFGAWMKKLRAATDPSADVESAEVTSWIGQAFASADSDKSGGVNKTELVGFLSRGA; this is translated from the coding sequence ATGTTGAAACAGATGCTTTTGATCGGCGCCGCCGCCGTCAGCTTTCCGGCGCTGGCGCAGACCACCCCGCCGGCTTCGGACCCGACGAACCCGCCGACGACGACCGAGCCGGTGACCCCGGCGCCGGACCCGGCCCCGACGCCGGACACGACCAGCCCGGCTCCGACGCCCGATCCTTCGACACCGCCGGCGGCGACCGAGCCCGCCCCGTCGTCGTCAGCGGCAACGCCGGGCCAGATCGCCCAGATCGTCGATCAGGAATTCCCGACCTATGACGGGGACAAGAACGGCGATCTCAACGAGGCCGAATTCGGCGCGTGGATGAAGAAGCTGCGCGCCGCGACCGACCCCAGCGCCGATGTCGAATCGGCCGAGGTGACGAGTTGGATCGGCCAGGCCTTCGCATCGGCCGACAGCGACAAGTCGGGCGGCGTGAACAAGACCGAACTCGTCGGTTTCCTGTCGCGCGGCGCCTAG
- the purB gene encoding adenylosuccinate lyase, whose translation MVPRYARPEMTAIWSAENRFRIWFEIEAHATDALAELGTVPKSAAKALWDWWATNPTIDVAAIDAIEAVTKHDVIAFLTWVAENVGDEARFMHQGMTSSDVLDTCLAVQLSQAADILLADLDALLEAIKRRAYEHKLTPTIGRSHGIHAEPVTFGLKLAEAYAEFSRCKTRLLAARAEIATCAISGAVGTFANIDPRVEAHVAAKLGLSIEPVSTQVIPRDRHAMFFAVLGVIASSIERLAVEVRHLQRTEVLEAEEYFSPGQKGSSAMPHKRNPVLTENLTGLARMVRSAALPAMENVALWHERDISHSSVERFIGPDATITLDFALARLTGVVDKLLVYPARMQKNLDRMGGLVHSQRVLLALTQAGASREDSYALVQRNAMKVWESDGQLSLLELLKGDADVTAKLSADELTALFDLGYHMKHVDTIFDRVFAAA comes from the coding sequence ATGGTTCCGCGTTACGCACGGCCGGAAATGACCGCGATCTGGTCGGCCGAGAATCGCTTTCGCATCTGGTTCGAGATCGAAGCGCACGCGACCGACGCGCTCGCCGAACTCGGCACCGTCCCCAAATCCGCCGCGAAGGCGCTGTGGGACTGGTGGGCGACGAACCCCACGATCGACGTCGCCGCGATCGACGCGATCGAGGCGGTGACCAAGCATGACGTCATCGCATTTCTGACCTGGGTCGCCGAAAATGTCGGCGACGAGGCGCGCTTCATGCACCAGGGCATGACGTCGAGCGACGTGCTCGACACCTGTCTCGCGGTTCAGCTTTCGCAGGCCGCCGACATATTGCTCGCCGACCTCGACGCGCTTTTGGAAGCGATCAAGCGCCGCGCCTATGAGCACAAGCTCACCCCGACGATCGGCCGCAGCCACGGCATCCACGCCGAGCCCGTCACCTTCGGGCTGAAGCTGGCCGAGGCCTATGCCGAATTTTCGCGCTGCAAGACGCGCCTCCTCGCCGCGCGCGCCGAAATCGCCACTTGCGCGATTTCGGGCGCGGTCGGCACTTTCGCCAATATCGATCCGCGCGTCGAAGCGCATGTTGCCGCCAAGCTCGGCCTTTCGATCGAGCCCGTTTCGACGCAGGTCATCCCGCGCGACCGCCATGCGATGTTCTTCGCGGTGCTCGGCGTCATCGCCTCGTCGATCGAGCGCCTTGCGGTCGAGGTTCGCCACCTCCAGCGAACCGAAGTGCTCGAGGCCGAGGAATATTTCTCGCCCGGACAGAAGGGTTCGTCGGCGATGCCGCACAAGCGCAACCCCGTGCTCACCGAGAATCTCACCGGCCTCGCGCGCATGGTGCGCAGCGCCGCCCTCCCCGCGATGGAGAATGTCGCGCTGTGGCATGAGCGCGACATCAGCCATTCGTCGGTCGAACGCTTCATCGGCCCCGACGCGACGATCACGCTCGACTTCGCGCTCGCGCGCCTCACCGGCGTCGTCGACAAATTGCTCGTCTACCCCGCGCGGATGCAGAAGAATCTCGACCGGATGGGCGGGCTCGTCCACTCGCAACGCGTGCTGCTGGCGCTGACGCAGGCGGGCGCGAGCCGCGAGGACAGCTATGCCCTCGTCCAGCGCAACGCGATGAAAGTGTGGGAATCCGACGGCCAGCTCTCGCTGCTCGAACTGCTCAAGGGCGACGCCGACGTGACCGCAAAGCTGTCGGCGGACGAACTCACCGCGCTCTTCGACCTCGGCTATCATATGAAGCATGTCGATACGATCTTCGACCGGGTGTTCGCTGCCGCATAG
- a CDS encoding LapA family protein, with product MLRTIIWVALTAVLVIFAMANWQVVTVTIWPGWEAETKLPVVIFASFLIGSVPMWIALRTTRWSLKRRLDASERQAADLRALANRPVTPAPAAAPVNDIPPAPTDLFSTDKP from the coding sequence ATGCTGCGCACGATCATCTGGGTCGCGTTGACCGCCGTTCTCGTTATCTTTGCGATGGCGAACTGGCAGGTCGTGACCGTCACCATCTGGCCGGGCTGGGAAGCCGAGACCAAGCTTCCCGTGGTCATCTTCGCGTCCTTCCTGATCGGCAGCGTGCCGATGTGGATCGCGCTGCGCACCACGCGCTGGTCGCTGAAGCGCCGCCTCGACGCCAGCGAGCGGCAGGCGGCAGACCTTCGCGCGCTCGCCAACCGGCCGGTGACGCCCGCCCCCGCGGCGGCGCCGGTGAACGATATACCGCCCGCCCCCACCGACCTCTTTTCGACGGATAAACCATGA
- the pyrF gene encoding orotidine-5'-phosphate decarboxylase, whose translation MTSPLYLAIDTTHLDAALTLAQKVRRHVGGLKLGLEFFCANGHHGVHEMAKLGLPIFLDLKLHDIPNTVAKAIQALRPLEPAVLTVHAAGGRAMLEEAKAVAGAHTKVVAVTVLTSLDAPDLEDIGVGGTPHDQVVRLAALARETGLDGIVCSGQEVKAARKAWPGGYFVVPGVRPANGKIGDQKRIVTPAQAMADGASILVVGRPISQSQDPDLAAREIEATL comes from the coding sequence ATGACCTCCCCGCTTTACCTTGCCATCGACACGACGCACCTCGATGCCGCGCTGACGCTGGCGCAAAAGGTGCGGCGCCATGTCGGCGGGTTGAAGCTTGGCCTCGAATTCTTCTGCGCCAACGGCCATCACGGCGTGCATGAAATGGCGAAGCTCGGGCTGCCGATCTTCCTCGATCTCAAGCTTCATGACATTCCGAATACGGTCGCCAAGGCGATCCAGGCGCTGCGCCCACTCGAACCCGCGGTGCTGACCGTTCACGCCGCCGGCGGGCGCGCGATGCTCGAAGAGGCGAAGGCGGTGGCCGGCGCCCATACGAAGGTCGTCGCGGTCACCGTCCTCACCAGCCTCGACGCGCCCGATCTGGAGGACATCGGGGTGGGCGGCACCCCGCACGATCAGGTCGTCCGCCTCGCCGCGCTCGCGCGCGAAACCGGGCTCGACGGCATCGTCTGCTCGGGCCAGGAAGTGAAGGCCGCGCGCAAGGCGTGGCCCGGCGGCTATTTCGTCGTCCCCGGCGTCCGCCCCGCGAACGGCAAGATCGGCGACCAGAAGCGCATCGTGACGCCGGCGCAGGCGATGGCCGACGGCGCCTCGATCCTCGTCGTCGGCCGCCCGATCAGCCAGTCCCAAGACCCCGACCTCGCCGCGCGCGAGATCGAGGCGACGCTTTAG
- a CDS encoding phosphoribosylanthranilate isomerase, whose product MPPLVKICGLKTPETVDAAIRHGATHIGLVHYEPSSRHVDLKTAAELRKRAGPHVKVALLLVNASQRLTGDALGMVRPDIIQFHGSETPEWLAVVKRLAPAEIWKAIGLKDSETLVRMQKYHGIADRILFDAPAAALPGGTGTRFDWSLLKNHRHTMDWGIAGGLTPANVAQAIAETGAPLVDVSSGVESAPGVKDVDKIAAFLKAAGR is encoded by the coding sequence ATGCCCCCTCTCGTCAAAATCTGCGGGCTCAAGACGCCCGAAACGGTCGATGCCGCCATCCGGCACGGCGCGACCCATATCGGCCTCGTCCATTATGAGCCGAGCTCACGCCACGTCGACCTCAAGACAGCCGCCGAACTGCGCAAACGCGCCGGGCCGCATGTCAAGGTCGCGCTGCTGCTCGTCAACGCCTCGCAGCGGCTGACCGGCGACGCCCTCGGCATGGTGCGGCCCGACATCATCCAGTTCCACGGCAGCGAGACCCCCGAATGGCTGGCGGTCGTCAAGCGCCTCGCGCCCGCCGAAATCTGGAAGGCGATTGGCCTGAAGGATTCCGAAACGCTTGTTCGGATGCAGAAATATCACGGCATTGCCGACCGCATCCTGTTCGACGCGCCCGCGGCCGCCTTGCCCGGCGGCACCGGCACGCGCTTCGACTGGTCGCTGCTCAAAAACCATCGTCACACGATGGATTGGGGCATCGCGGGCGGGCTGACCCCCGCCAATGTCGCGCAGGCGATCGCCGAAACGGGGGCGCCGCTCGTCGATGTCTCGTCGGGTGTCGAGAGCGCGCCGGGCGTCAAGGATGTGGACAAGATCGCGGCTTTCCTTAAAGCGGCGGGACGATGA
- the trpB gene encoding tryptophan synthase subunit beta — protein MTQLPNSLRSGPDERGHFGQFGGRYVAETLMPLILDLERHYRAAQADPAFKAEFDDLLKNYVGRPSPLWFAERLTEHLGGAKIYLKREDLNHTGAHKINNCIGQILLAKRMGKTKIIAETGAGQHGVATATVAALFGLPCTIFMGAVDVARQQPNVFRMKLLGAEVVAVESGAKTLKDAMNEALRHWVANVDDTFYIIGTVAGPHPYPELVRDFQSVIGDEAKAQILEAEGRLPDMLIAPVGGGSNAIGLFHPFLDDEGVEIVGVEAAGEGLDKKHAASLAGGRPGILHGNKTYLLQDEDGQITEAHSISAGLDYPGIGPEHSWLHEIGRVRYEPVTDAEALASFQKLTRLEGIIPALESAHAIAAAERIAPTLGKDKVIIVNCSGRGDKDIFTVADALGVEL, from the coding sequence ATGACCCAGCTTCCTAACAGTCTTCGCTCCGGGCCCGACGAACGGGGCCATTTCGGCCAGTTCGGCGGCCGTTATGTCGCCGAAACGCTGATGCCGCTGATCCTCGACCTCGAACGCCATTATCGCGCCGCGCAGGCCGACCCAGCGTTCAAGGCCGAGTTCGACGATCTGCTCAAAAACTATGTCGGCCGCCCGAGCCCGCTCTGGTTCGCCGAGCGGCTGACCGAGCACCTCGGCGGGGCGAAGATTTACCTCAAGCGCGAGGATCTCAACCACACCGGCGCGCACAAGATCAACAATTGCATCGGCCAGATCCTGCTCGCGAAACGGATGGGCAAGACGAAGATCATTGCCGAGACCGGCGCGGGCCAGCACGGCGTCGCGACCGCGACCGTCGCGGCGCTGTTCGGCCTGCCCTGCACCATCTTCATGGGCGCGGTCGATGTCGCGCGGCAGCAGCCGAACGTGTTCCGCATGAAATTGCTCGGCGCCGAGGTGGTCGCGGTCGAGAGCGGCGCGAAGACGCTGAAGGATGCGATGAACGAGGCGCTGCGCCACTGGGTCGCGAACGTCGACGACACTTTCTACATCATCGGCACCGTCGCGGGCCCGCACCCCTATCCCGAACTCGTCCGCGACTTCCAGTCGGTGATCGGCGACGAGGCGAAGGCGCAGATATTGGAGGCCGAAGGCCGCCTCCCCGACATGCTCATCGCCCCCGTCGGCGGCGGCTCGAACGCGATCGGCCTCTTCCACCCCTTCCTCGACGATGAGGGCGTCGAGATCGTCGGCGTCGAGGCGGCGGGCGAAGGGCTCGACAAGAAACATGCCGCGAGCCTCGCGGGCGGCCGCCCGGGCATCCTCCACGGCAACAAGACCTATCTCTTGCAGGACGAGGACGGCCAGATCACCGAGGCGCACAGCATCTCGGCGGGCCTCGACTATCCGGGTATCGGGCCCGAACATAGCTGGCTCCACGAAATCGGCCGCGTCCGCTACGAACCCGTCACCGACGCCGAGGCGCTCGCCAGCTTCCAGAAGCTGACCAGGCTCGAAGGCATCATCCCCGCGCTCGAAAGCGCGCACGCCATCGCCGCCGCCGAACGCATTGCGCCGACGCTCGGCAAGGACAAGGTCATCATCGTCAACTGCTCGGGGCGTGGCGACAAGGACATCTTCACCGTGGCGGATGCGTTGGGGGTGGAACTGTGA
- the trpA gene encoding tryptophan synthase subunit alpha has protein sequence MTHFAATFAQPRPALVAFITAGDGDTAANLDALVAGGADVIELGMPFTDPMADGPAIQAANLRSLAKGTTTADIFAIAAAFRSRHPGTPLVLMGYANPMTIRGPDWFAAECAKAGVDGVICVDIPSEEDAELGPALRAAGVDLIRLATPTTDPARLPAVLDGAGGFLYYVSVAGITGLQQAAQASIEDAVARLKAATDLPVAVGFGVRTPEQAAAIARVADGVVVGSAFIDIVAQHGDAAAPYVEAFTRTLADAIHGAKEIAA, from the coding sequence ATGACCCACTTCGCCGCCACCTTCGCCCAGCCGCGCCCCGCGCTCGTCGCCTTCATCACGGCGGGCGACGGCGACACTGCCGCCAACCTCGACGCGCTCGTCGCGGGCGGCGCCGACGTGATCGAGCTCGGCATGCCTTTTACCGATCCGATGGCCGATGGTCCGGCGATTCAGGCGGCGAATCTGCGCAGCTTGGCGAAAGGCACGACAACCGCCGATATCTTCGCCATCGCCGCCGCTTTCCGCAGCCGCCACCCCGGCACCCCGCTCGTCCTGATGGGCTATGCCAACCCGATGACGATCCGCGGCCCCGACTGGTTCGCCGCCGAATGCGCCAAGGCCGGCGTCGATGGCGTGATCTGCGTCGATATTCCCTCGGAGGAGGACGCCGAACTCGGTCCCGCACTTCGTGCAGCCGGCGTCGACCTCATCCGCCTTGCCACCCCCACCACCGACCCCGCGCGCCTGCCCGCGGTGCTCGATGGCGCGGGCGGCTTCCTCTATTATGTCTCGGTCGCGGGCATCACCGGGCTCCAGCAAGCCGCGCAGGCGAGCATCGAGGATGCCGTCGCACGGCTCAAGGCCGCGACCGACCTGCCCGTCGCGGTCGGCTTCGGCGTCCGCACGCCCGAACAGGCCGCGGCCATCGCGCGCGTCGCCGACGGCGTCGTCGTCGGATCGGCCTTCATCGACATCGTCGCGCAGCATGGCGACGCCGCCGCGCCCTATGTCGAGGCTTTCACCCGCACCCTCGCCGATGCTATCCACGGCGCAAAGGAGATCGCCGCATGA
- the accD gene encoding acetyl-CoA carboxylase, carboxyltransferase subunit beta: protein MSWLDRVRNALPFGAKRDTADNLWHKCRQCQQMVFVKEWEDNLSVCPRCDHHDRIGAKERFAQLFDGGLHEPIAAPAAPEDPLKFRDTKKYTDRIKAARAQTGDRDAYQNAFGRISGQGAVIGVQDFAFMGGSMGVAVGEAFVAGVEDAIRRGVPYIAITAAGGARMQEGTLSLMQMPRATVALARLRRAGLPYVVLLTDPTTGGVTASYAMLGDVQISEPKALIGFAGQRVIENTIREKLPEGFQRAEYLLDHGMIDMVVHRKQLPETLGRLIGYLAPEKAA from the coding sequence ATGAGCTGGCTCGACCGCGTCCGCAACGCCCTGCCCTTCGGGGCGAAACGCGACACCGCCGACAATCTCTGGCACAAATGCCGCCAGTGCCAGCAGATGGTGTTCGTCAAGGAGTGGGAGGACAATCTGAGCGTCTGCCCGCGCTGCGACCATCACGACCGCATCGGCGCGAAGGAACGCTTCGCGCAGCTCTTCGACGGCGGCCTCCACGAACCGATCGCCGCCCCCGCCGCGCCCGAGGATCCGCTGAAGTTCCGCGACACCAAGAAATACACCGATCGCATCAAGGCGGCGCGCGCGCAGACCGGCGACCGCGACGCCTATCAGAACGCCTTCGGCCGCATCTCGGGCCAGGGCGCGGTGATCGGCGTGCAGGATTTCGCCTTCATGGGCGGGTCGATGGGCGTCGCGGTCGGCGAAGCCTTCGTCGCGGGGGTCGAGGATGCGATCCGCCGCGGCGTCCCCTATATCGCGATCACCGCCGCGGGCGGCGCGCGGATGCAGGAAGGCACGCTGTCGCTGATGCAGATGCCGCGCGCGACGGTTGCGCTCGCGCGCTTGCGCCGTGCGGGACTTCCCTATGTGGTGCTGCTCACCGATCCGACGACAGGCGGCGTCACCGCCAGCTACGCGATGCTCGGCGACGTGCAGATCAGCGAGCCCAAGGCGCTGATCGGCTTCGCGGGCCAGCGCGTGATCGAGAACACGATCCGCGAGAAACTGCCCGAAGGCTTCCAGCGCGCCGAATATCTGCTCGATCACGGGATGATCGACATGGTCGTGCATCGCAAGCAGCTGCCCGAAACGCTGGGCCGCCTGATCGGCTATCTGGCGCCGGAGAAAGCGGCTTAG